The Sabethes cyaneus chromosome 3, idSabCyanKW18_F2, whole genome shotgun sequence DNA window AAGCGGTAAATTTCGTTCGTCCGCTCTACAACACACCGTCACGCTAACAATGGATGAGGATTTTAAGAAAATGTTCATCGAAATGATGAATACACAGCAGAAGATTTTGTCCGAGCTTGCTATGAGCCGAACAATGTCCACGGCTGCCGCAGGAACATCATCGACTGATGCCCGCATGGAATCTCTTGCCAATTCTATGACAGAATTCCATTACGATCCCGAGTCTAACCTCACATTCGACAACTGGTACAGCCGTCATGAGGACACATTTCGGGTCGATGCAGGTAAACTCAATGATGCCGCCAAGACACGTCTGCTGCTCCGCAAACTCAGTGATAGTACTCATGCGGAGTACATGAACCACATTCTCCCGAAGACCACACGAGATTTTTCGTTCGACGAGACGGTGTCTAAATTGAAGCAGCTTTTTAGTGCACACGCATCCCTTTTCTGCAAGCGATACCGCTGCCTCACGCTTAACAAGAAAGCTTCCGACGACTTTCAAATGTATGCCGGTTTTGTGAATCGCCTATGCGAAGATTTCGGTGTTGCTAATTGTTCCGTCGACGAGTTCAAGTGTTTAATATACGTTTGTGGCCTACATGCACCCCAAGATGCTGAGATCCGGACCGCTCTGCTAGCTAAGCTGGAAGGCAACAAATCAATGACGCTCAATGATCTCACCACAGAGTGTCATCGCATTATCAACCTTCGGAAAGACGCTTCAATCGTGGAGTGCCCAAGCGAGAAGGTATCGGTCAACGCTATCAATCCGATCAAGCACCCGAAGAAATCAGTCGTCTCTAAGCCTGCATTCAAACACCCACCGATGCCCAACAATCCGGCTCATCGTAACAATAGTGATAGCAACAATAAACCGAGAACGCCGTGTTGGAAATGCGGACAGCTCCACTATGTTCGCGAGTGCCCCTTCCAAGACCATCGCTGCCGTGATTGTAACGTTATTGGGCACAAAGAAGGATATTGCCACTGTGTGTCATCGAATCCAGGCAAGAAAAGGAAATCGAAACAAGCCCCACAAACAAATGGTATTTATTCCGTTCGACAAGTTGCTGCTCGGGATCGgagaaaatacgtcaccgtTGTTGTAAATAAAGTCAAAATTGAGCTCCAGTTAGATTGCGCGTCAGACATCAGCATCATCACCGAAGACAACTGGAATCGGATCGGACGACCATCAACTAAGCCACCTTCACAACAAGCCCGGACGGCTTCAGGTCAACCGCTACCGCTCATCGCAGAAATTGATTGTGACGTTATGCTGAGAGGAGTTCATCGTTCAGGTAAACTGTTTATTACCAACATTCACAATCTCAATCTTCTAGGCCTCGACTTTATCGAACTCTTCAACCTGTGGCACGTTCCCCTGAGCACGGTCTGCAACAACGTCACGACAGCAACCGACAACGTTCAATGGTTGAAAATATCGTTTCCGCAACTGTTTTCGGATTCACTGGGTTGCTGTAATAAAACAGAAGCAAAACTTTATGTGAAGCCGGATGTTCAGCCCGTTTTCCGTGGTAAAAGACCTGTTCCGTTTGCCGCACTTGAACCGATCGAGACTGAGCTGAAACGATTGGAAGAGTTAGAAATCATTTCGCCGGTTGAGTTCTCTGACTGGGCGGCACCCATCGTTGCCGTTCGTAAGAAAGCAGTGAACGGACAGCCACCGAGAGTAAGAGTGTGCGCTGACTATTCTACTGGCCTAAACAGCGCCATTCAGCCCAATCAGCATCCTCTCCCGCTCCCCGAGGAGATTTTTGCCAAACTCTCCGGCAGCATAGTCTTCTCGCACATCGATCTATCGGATGCGTATTTGCAAATACCGGTCGAGAAAGATTCCAGACAGTACCTCACGATCAATACTCATCGCGGATTGTTTGAGTTTAATCGCTTGCCACCGGGTGTCAAATCTGCCCCCGGCACGTTTCAAACGATCGTCGACGCCATGGTAGCTGGTTTGGAAGGAGTTGAAACGTACCTCGACGACGTACTGGTGCACGGAAAGGACGCCAAGGAACATCGAGTCCGTCTTTTGAAGCTTCTGGAACGTATCCAGGAGTGGGGTTTTACGCTGCGCATTGAAAAGTGTTCTTTTTTCATGCCGGAAATCCACTATCTCGGTTTCATCATCAACCATCAAGGGATCCGGCCCGATCCTGTCAAAACAGCAGCGATATGTAGTATGCCGCCCCCACACGACGTCAGTACCTTGCGATCATACCTCGGCGCTATAaatttttatggcaaatttGTTCGCAACATGCACGATCTACGACGCCCACTCGATTCACTTCTTAAAAAGGATTCAAAATGGAACTGGGATGAGAGCTGCCAACGTACATTTGAGCAATTCAAAAGTTTGCTCCGTTCAGATCTGCTGCTTGCACACTACGACCCTAACCTCGAAACGATTGTCGCAGCGGATGCATCCAGCCATGGAGTCGGAGCGTGTCTTATGCATCGATACCCTGACGGTTCCATGAAAGTCGTGTGCCATGCCTCCCGAACGCTAACTCCAGCAGAACAGCGTTACGGTCAAGTGGAAAAGGAGGCATTGGCGCTAATCTTCGGTGTCACCAAGTTTCATCGCTTCATATACGGAAGAAAATTCAGCCTACACACCGATCACAAGCCGTTGGTCGCAGTATTTGGATCCAAGAAAGGTATACCAATCCATACAACCAACCGCCTACAACGATGGGCCCTCATTCTGCTGTCGTATGATTTCGATATCACGCACGTCGCTACGCAGGATTTTGGCTATGCGGACATCCTATCTAGGCTCATTGACCCGCGAGCAAAACCAGATGACGATTTCGTTATTGCTTCGGTTCAAATGGAAGAGGACTTGTCTGCCACCGTAAATGCAGCACTAGCTGCTCTGCCCGTCACTTTCAAACACCTTCAAGCTGCCACTAACAAGGACAAGCTGCTTCTGGAAGTGATTCAACACGTGCAAACTGGTTGGCCTAAATCGATTAAGCAAGTCAATAATGATCTCCGTCCGTTCTACGCTCGCAAGGAAGGACTTTCTCTCGTGCGAGGTTGCCTCATGCTATCTGGTCGAATCGTTGTGCCGAAAGTGTATCGGCAACCCGTACTCAAGGCCATCCACAAAGGACATCCCGGTCAAGAGCGGATGAAGTCAGTGATGAGGAGCCATGTCTACTGGCCCGGCGTCGATCAAGATGTGCAAAATTTCGTTTCGTCGTGCAGCGCTTGCGCATCTGTGGCCAAATCTCCGCCAAAAACATTACTTTCGTCGTGGCCACAAGCTAGTCATCCCTGGCAACGGCTACACGTGGATTATGCTGGTCCTTTTGAAGGACAGTATTTTCTGGTCATTGTCGACTCCTACAGTAAGTGGCCAGAGATCATCCGAACATCAACCATCACCAGTAGGACGACCATCGAACTGCTTTTTGAAACGTTCGCTCGGTACGGACTGCCAGAAACCATTGTCAGCGATAATGGAACGCAGTTTTCTTGCAGCCAATTCAAAGAATTCTGCGAGTCTCTTGGCATCGTGCACATACGCACCGCTCCGTATCACCCGCAGTCCAATGGACAAGCGGAGCGCTTTGTGGATACTCTGAAGCGAGGCTTAAGGAAAATAATGCCAGAAACGCAAAACTCTATTTCCCGTTCTCTGCAAATTTTCTTGTCCGCTTACCGGTCAACACCAAACAAATCAGCTCCGGATGGACTGTCACCGGCTGAAATTTTGATGGGGAGGAAACACCGGACCACATTGGATTTGCTGAAACCACCTGTAGATTTCGTTCTCCAGAAAAATCAGCACATGGAAAATCAATTCAACAGACACCATGGGGCAAAGAAGCGAAATTTCGAAAAAGGCGATCAAGTGTATGCAAGCACTCTCAAGCATGGAAAACTCGTATGGCTAGCTGGTACCGTCATCGAACGTGTTGGTAGTGTCAATTACAATGTGTTGCTGGATGGAAGCAGGCTAATCAGATCACACACCAATCAACTCCGTGCTCGGGGGAACACTAAAGTCGAGGTCCATATGGAAGAAGCTTCGTCGAACCATCACCTGCCGTTGCATATCCTGCTGCAAGAGTTCAAGTTCATCGAAGGGTCATCGACCGCTGCAGATCAACCGGTTCCTGCTGCGCCACGTCTACCGCGGGACCGCCCGCTTGTTCCGCTCCGTCGGTCCACTCGGATCCGCCGGATGCCCACTAGATACAACCCGTACTTCTACAGATAAAAAGGGAGATGTTGAGGCCCCTCGAGTCAATTACTGTGCTCAACCCTGCACTCGATAGTTGGCACTCTTGACAACTGTCAGCCGAAGCGGAAATGATTATTACACCATTCTTTATTCTCGGGTCACAAAATGTAGTCaattaaatattaaatgctaaacgTACTAATTGTAATAAACTAAGTGTAGTCCTCAGTAGTAAACCATTCTTTTCCTCATCTAAATACGCaacaacgcggaatatagagtttcgcggaataccatttcgcgaaaaaccttacgcgggatgtaccgtttcacggaaaatgttttcttggaaagtaccatttcgcaggggttatttTCTCTTTACtcactgtcgctcgttcggacccaactgaaagaaagtaatagaggtcagtagacctaggaaaataaataaacctaattgataaTTTTTGGTGACCTTGTCTTTGTCtctgttttatggaagagtccaaaatttctcgagttcgattagtttttgagttacgcaaaaatttctgttttgtttgtatgagagtccttatccccctaccacaggggtgaagcgactaaaaccatcattaaaaaaattcctgcctccaaaatcccccacatgccaaatttggttccatttggttgattagttttaaagttatgaggaaattagtatttcatttatatgggagcccccctcctaaaaaggggaggggtcctaattcatcatagaaaaaaatcttacctccaaaaacccccacatgccaagtttggttctattagattgattagttctcgagttaagaagaaatttgtttttcatgtgtataggagccccccctcccaaagtggggagaggtcctaattcaccatagaaaaaattcttgcctcctaaaacaaTTAATTCTCAAGttgtaaggaaatttgaatttcatttgtatgggagcccccatacAAACAGGGGAGAGGTCTTAAttcttcatagaaaaaatttctgccccctaaaagcctcacatgccaaatttggttccatttacttaattagtactcaaattataaggaaatttgtatttcatttgtatgggagcctcccctctaaaaaggggaaggggtcgtaattcaccatagaaaaaatttctgccatctaaaacttccacatgccaaatttggttccatttgcttgattagttctcgagttatgcagaaatttgtttttcatttgtataggaaccccctctcctaaagtggggaggggtcctaattcaccatagaaaatattcttgcctacaaaaacacccacatgccaaatttggttctatttgcttgattagttctcgagttatgaggaaatttgtatttcatttgtataggagccccctctcttaaaggggagaggagtcataattccccttctaaagaggggaggggtcttaatttatcatagaatatattcttgtcaccaaaaactcccacatgccaaattttgttctatttgcttgattagttctcgagttatttgtgcagaaacatgtgtttgaaatttgtatgggagcccctcctcttagtggcgggaggggtctctaaccatcactaaaacctttcctggccccaaaacatgcaaattttcacgccgatcggttcagtagttttcgattctataaggaacatacggacagacagacagacagacagaaatccttttttataggtatagatttttcatATTGCCAATTCAAAACGaacttcgtatgtggctcttaAGCTCCAAAAGCTAAGGCCATCTACAGATCTTTTGTGTTCACATACATATTTAAATCACTTAAATATAAAAAagaaggtgttgataaagtaaattaaatgacgcttacaaataattaattcgggtttttagtcttgaacttgaaatgcggtcatacatatatattaatatttttgaaacgatggttctacaattgatgaagggacggtagggaaaagaaatgatttttttttggtgaaggagggggaagagcggagaggtgaggaggggggggggatattggtagctacacttaacaagtagtcgttttgactactaccttttgtccaatgctggaaggtgcatgagtcgaaccaagctataatccgagattataaccggattcgaacccacaatacccgccagggcatgtggttcgctggtacttgtacttttgaaccatagtggcgctggacaaaagtagactgcaaaacccacttatCAAGGTAGCGATGCATCTGGTTGGGTTATAGACACACATTTACGAGATGAACCAGCccacggctgaaaatctcgataataaagagaaaaaaaaaaaaaaaaaaaaaaatatagacACACATTGtgtactttttttttattgactcGATAACCCGGCAGTCCAAGTAACGTCAGTGTGGGTTTGAAATATGATTGAGCACATCAATCTTTTAAGAATATGGATGAAAAATTTAGGCCATGGCAAACGTAGTTAAAAGGAGCACCATTTACCATTTCCATTTGGTTAGAAGGTTAGAAGGGACTCTAACGGAGACGCCCAACGAAGCTAGTGTTCGATTAAAGGAAGTTATTGTGCCTGGCAACTAAATCTGGATTATTTtccctaatgccaatgtatatgacggaacaaaacagcaacattgcggttgttgctctttctctttctgaCTAGTGTTTTCAGTAGGTCACAGTTTGACCGCAGTTCGGTGCTCGCACCTTCCAATTGCGGAGTCCAGTTTGGTacaatactttttaattcggaatctTCCGGATTAGTGAGATCCGGATTATTGAGTCGttggattattgggtgtcggattagcagGGGGTGAATGAAACCTTGTTGTCTCGGGTCTGGGAAGTAATACCGTGTTTACAAGTGATTGGTTAATTGGCAGTGCTTGAtatttatgcttattttaaTAGTGACTTCACAAAAGTCTACTATATTCTCTACAACAACCAATGCTTAGAAAACTTCTGACCGCTTGAGTTAAAAATCCCTAAGATCCATTGAAAAATGACAGAGTTATGAGCGTGCAAAACGCAAACACTTTTCGAACATCCAACTTGCATCGTGTTAAAACGTCATTAGAAAAACTCTATAACATTAGTAGGTTTTTGTAATCTTCTGCCTACCGTTGACTGCACCGACCGGTTGCTGCACGgtgcccccctcccccccaaaaaaaacatgaagaaaagcGAAATTAGGTCCGAGCGTGAAAGGGTCGGCCCAGTTGATCCTGTGAAATTGTGGGAAAAGTTATTGTGTATAATTCAAACAGTAACAAAAATGATCCGGTAGTTGCAAAGTTTTAATGAGCTCTCTGGTTCGTTCTGCTTGTTTCCACTTGAAGCGACTGTAACGACTCTTTTGTTTGTGTATATGTGCGACAAAGTTGTTCCTATTGTTCGGAGAAAAGTCCGAGCTTAACTGGGAGGAATTGTGGAGTTGACCGGAAACGGTCTGTGTGTGTGGCGTGTGCTATGCTGCTGACCGGCGGAAGTGACTTTTAAGATGTGTTGACTGCGACATATATGTTCACACAATAGGGCATTAGTTGGATGTTGTTGACTCGAAAAACTCAATCATATTTCCGAGCAGGTTGGAACACAACTTTAATAATGTCACCCTGAATCAAGTCAAATATTGCTCGAAGTTTTGATCTTGGTTTTAACTGTTTTTGCATGACTTCAAAATACTATTTCTGGaagccaaattttattccaatatCTATTATGAAATTAATAATTATTCCACCTTCCAAAGCACTTTTCGCGTACAATGATTTCATATTGCGAAACCAACAACAAAATgcttaaaataaaattactCAATCAGTTGCGCAGCTTTTGGCATGCATATCGGTTCACAGCCCAGCAGTGCTAATAAacaaactgctgctgctgctgctgctggtgcccTGCCGGTCGTGTGCAAATAAAATTCGAACAGTTTCCACTGCCAGTATTATACACAATCAGATAAAAGCCGTATGCTTGCTTTGCGGATTGCGAATGAATCCGGATGGCGTAAAGAATGAAATTACTTTCACTGAAACGGAAGCGAACAAACAACTGagcaaatataaaaataaatacctACATATATATCATCACAATGCCTCTGGCAAATTCCGAATGCACTGACAGATTTGCGCAGCGATACGCAATTAATGCGTTAATGCTTTTATTTTAGTGTTCATATTACGATCCTCTTCTGCAGCACAGCTTAAAGGGCAATAAAAACCAATATTGCCAGGATGATGCATCCAGCGAAAACCTAAGGCAATAAAAAATGGAATTATTGTGCCAGACGTGACGCATTCTGATAAACTAACTTATTAATTATGTTTGTCATGAAAAGAAACGACTTTGTTCTTGCCAGTGAGTAGTCGAAATTTCACCAGCCTGGTTCAATTAAGTTTATTGATAACTCTGCAGCTGCTCTCGTGACTGGCTTTCAATATTATCTGCACAAATTAACTCATCAACTGCTATCTCATGGCCACGACCAGGCTGGGAAAACAACGTTGTCCTACATCTGTACGGACAGTAAAACAAAACATTCCCTATGAAAAGTGAACGAAAATCTGATTTATCAAATGATAGTGTGCTGATAGCTGTGTTTCGAGTATCATCGCaaccaacttttttttattcgaaCAAAAAACGGTTGCACAAGCGGTTTGCCGACTAAAAGCCCGATCGGGTTGCACGCGTTGGCAGAGTATTTTCCAATCCGGCTCAAAACAATTTCCATTCTGCCCTGATTGTTCCGACGCGATAATCCGATTTTGTGTCGGACATTTTCCCGGTGCGTCCTACTTTGAAGTGGGCGCGTTACCTCAACGTGATGAGCACCCACCACTTTTTTTCCCTGTGCATCGGATGATTACGCATCACAACATCAATCATGGTAGGTtaagtaaagtattttaatCAATTGAAGATGCAGAGTGATTTATCACTATTTATCGTCGTGTGATATGATGTATAGCTGCTAATCTGATTAATGTCGTTCAACCGCTGCCAGTTACATGGAATATACGATTGAGTGATGGTATTTGATTGGATGAAAAAATGATTTCTAAATGATATATCTTTCGATCAAGACACTTTATTAATATGAATATTGCAATAGCCACACAGTAGGTTTCTTTTTTCAATGACGTTGTGACATTTGCTaacttttgtttatttatgaCATTGAGTTCTACCCATCAAACTCACATTTTAATATCGAACAAAGCCAAGTTAGGTACACATAGTTGCCAATTTGGCAAAAATAATGATTCGTACGTATTCCGCATTCAAATTAGTTCTACCAACAGATAGTACGACGCTTCACCGTGAGGGTAATGATATGTAGGATCTCCTCCTGTCCGCAATTCCACGCCAGTCGAATTCCAATCGTTTTCGTTCTGGCAAACCAACTTGGCTGGCCCAACGATAGAAGtcaataattcaaaataaattgtgACAATTTTATTACGTCAATTATGACAAACGAGCAAGGGGGCACGGCTCcctttgtatgtatgtatgtctgcTGCCTGCGTACCTACACCACCATGGATGGTAGAACATTCGTTTCCTAATCAAATGGGTGGCAGCCCTCCCAAGGGTCGGGGTTGGAAAGGAAGTCGTAGATGTAACATTAGCATAAATTTCCGTTTGGCAGAACTATAAGATTGAACAtttattgcatttttctctCGCTCGTGAAAGTTATATCTGGTATATTTCTTTCTACGGTTCCACCCTTAGCGAACGAGCGCTGCTGTTCTGAGAGTGAGTCGAATAGCCTGATTGGTCGGGTGTACGCTTTGCCAGTATTGCGAACACAAACGCAGGTCATAAGCATAATCGGAGAACACTCAAGTACCTTATTTAAATAATTATCCTTTGACTAGCTCGTTTGCGATTGCCATGAATTTGTTTAGTTTCAATGACTTTCGTGTTTCTTCGAGCGAATGATTGGGAGTTATAAATGATTGTTGACACAACATTGCAAGGCCTAATGGTTACGAGACGAAGTACAAAGACGGTTGTTATTGCTTCATGAATTTAAATATTACTAATGGTAAAATGAGATTAAATTCTTAGTGGATTTGGGACTATAAAATTCGCTATTTTGGCATATGCAGAACTTCTCGATATGGAGacatgtttaaaaaaaaatgtatattctCGATATTATGATGATTTAATCAGTGGTGCTGCTGCAGCAAAGCTGCTGTATACAAACTTATGCTTACTTCCTTCTTTTAGCAGCGATGATCCTTTATTGATCCTGCGCCGAAGTCGCCGTAAAGAGCGATCGGGAGACtaagtgttctgtagagcaccagttttgtgcgaaattGAAAGCTACGGGACTTCTGCCTCGGCACAAATATCATTTGGACTACGTACTTTGTTTTGGCAGTCATAATGGTGAGTGTCAATCACGCAGTTTCCAATTTCCACTGCAGTTTTCTTGGCAACACTGAATAACAGATTACAGAATGCATCCCTTTGCTTCAATCCATCCAACGTAACGTCACAAAAGCGACTGagatctcacccgctattctgacgcctAGCCACCGTCGTACGAATCAACTTAACTAGTTTCGTAGCAAAACCATGTACTAGTATTATCTGCCCCAACTCAATTCGcttgactgaatcatacgccggtTTATAATCAACAAACAAATGATGAGCTTGCAAGCTGTACTTTCAAAACGTGAGCAACCCGCACGATAGCCAGCATGGTACTCGTCGACGAAAGACTCCGCTGACAGTCTAAGACCACAGAACAACATAAGGGAGAACAGTTCATAAACAAAATAGAGCAATGGTATGCCTCGATAGTTCTTATACACTTGAGTCGTtgtccttttttaaaaaataggttAAATGGGGCTACCCAACCTAATCGGGTTGCTAAAGACCACCGGTAAGCAGCGCCTACCAGCACAGCGTCTACACTGAGTTCTAATTTGGAAAAATAAGAAGCTACCAGGGTAATGttagtcccatctacaaaaatggtgaTTGATTCGACTATTGCAACTATCACGACATCATGCTGATAAACGAAGATGTCACATACGTCATTGGCAACCGCGGTGTTAGGTAaggaaacctcgagcgcacgaaacgattggtttgacgattaaTCCACAATAGAAAATTTgcccaagtatcgacgagcacgaaataagttgaccacgatcctgaggaggcaAAAGCGCCAGaacgaggacagagatcgtgaggaactGGGAtgactattccgggctaactACACGCGCAAGTTTAACAAGAAAgagaaccaaactcgtaagggctacacaccaaaacctgacatgtcaTCTAATCAAAAACGACCGCGAGGTGgccgacagatggaagcagttgttCGATGAGCatttcaacggcgatatagcaaaaggagacgcaacggaagttaacctaggagtgcttacaaacgataacaccatgccggctcccgatctcgaagagatccggcgagaaattagTCAGCTGGATAATAATAAAACCACCAGAAAGGACCGGctaccggcagaactctacaaaaatggccaagaaccactagtaacggcacttcactggataatttcatggatttggaagaaggaaaaactaccgatcggatagattgctgtaattaccgcggtattacactggtcaacaccgcctacaaggtgctctcccaaattttgttgcatcgtctatcccctatagcaagagaattctTAGAGCAGTATGAGGTAGGTCTTATAGCGGTTAGTGCTATTACGgattaaatttttactctctAACGAATcctgcagaaatgtcgagaatacaatgtgccacgcatcatattttcgtggatttcagagcagcacaCGATACACTTGAACGCGAACAGCGGTTTGCCGGGTAAATTgacacggctgatcaaagctgccctgaagcgagtgatgtACTACCTGTGCGTTTCGGGGACAATCTCGTGTCCTTTCGAACAGAGCAAAGGGTTGTGACaaga harbors:
- the LOC128740746 gene encoding uncharacterized protein K02A2.6-like, with product MDEDFKKMFIEMMNTQQKILSELAMSRTMSTAAAGTSSTDARMESLANSMTEFHYDPESNLTFDNWYSRHEDTFRVDAGKLNDAAKTRLLLRKLSDSTHAEYMNHILPKTTRDFSFDETVSKLKQLFSAHASLFCKRYRCLTLNKKASDDFQMYAGFVNRLCEDFGVANCSVDEFKCLIYVCGLHAPQDAEIRTALLAKLEGNKSMTLNDLTTECHRIINLRKDASIVECPSEKVSVNAINPIKHPKKSVVSKPAFKHPPMPNNPAHRNNSDSNNKPRTPCWKCGQLHYVRECPFQDHRCRDCNVIGHKEGYCHCVSSNPGKKRKSKQAPQTNGIYSVRQVAARDRRKYVTVVVNKVKIELQLDCASDISIITEDNWNRIGRPSTKPPSQQARTASGQPLPLIAEIDCDVMLRGVHRSGKLFITNIHNLNLLGLDFIELFNLWHVPLSTVCNNVTTATDNVQWLKISFPQLFSDSLGCCNKTEAKLYVKPDVQPVFRGKRPVPFAALEPIETELKRLEELEIISPVEFSDWAAPIVAVRKKAVNGQPPRVRVCADYSTGLNSAIQPNQHPLPLPEEIFAKLSGSIVFSHIDLSDAYLQIPVEKDSRQYLTINTHRGLFEFNRLPPGVKSAPGTFQTIVDAMVAGLEGVETYLDDVLVHGKDAKEHRVRLLKLLERIQEWGFTLRIEKCSFFMPEIHYLGFIINHQGIRPDPVKTAAICSMPPPHDVSTLRSYLGAINFYGKFVRNMHDLRRPLDSLLKKDSKWNWDESCQRTFEQFKSLLRSDLLLAHYDPNLETIVAADASSHGVGACLMHRYPDGSMKVVCHASRTLTPAEQRYGQVEKEALALIFGVTKFHRFIYGRKFSLHTDHKPLVAVFGSKKGIPIHTTNRLQRWALILLSYDFDITHVATQDFGYADILSRLIDPRAKPDDDFVIASVQMEEDLSATVNAALAALPVTFKHLQAATNKDKLLLEVIQHVQTGWPKSIKQVNNDLRPFYARKEGLSLVRGCLMLSGRIVVPKVYRQPVLKAIHKGHPGQERMKSVMRSHVYWPGVDQDVQNFVSSCSACASVAKSPPKTLLSSWPQASHPWQRLHVDYAGPFEGQYFLVIVDSYSKWPEIIRTSTITSRTTIELLFETFARYGLPETIVSDNGTQFSCSQFKEFCESLGIVHIRTAPYHPQSNGQAERFVDTLKRGLRKIMPETQNSISRSLQIFLSAYRSTPNKSAPDGLSPAEILMGRKHRTTLDLLKPPVDFVLQKNQHMENQFNRHHGAKKRNFEKGDQVYASTLKHGKLVWLAGTVIERVGSVNYNVLLDGSRLIRSHTNQLRARGNTKVEVHMEEASSNHHLPLHILLQEFKFIEGSSTAADQPVPAAPRLPRDRPLVPLRRSTRIRRMPTRYNPYFYR